A stretch of the uncultured Desulfovibrio sp. genome encodes the following:
- a CDS encoding Rrf2 family transcriptional regulator: MRFSTRTRYGLRFLLRLAAQPQGSLLQLGQVAREENISSGYLEQIVRALRPMGILRAVRGSGGGYSLAKSPSDINIEEVFQHLEGEISPVRCLSKGRHCQRESHCSTRGFWTELDGHIRSFLQKRTLQEIIDTEKCSVTGGNHVELH; the protein is encoded by the coding sequence ATGCGATTTTCTACCAGAACCCGTTACGGATTGCGCTTCTTGCTGCGTCTGGCGGCCCAGCCCCAGGGCTCTCTTTTGCAACTGGGGCAGGTAGCCCGTGAAGAAAACATCTCATCGGGCTATCTGGAACAGATAGTGCGGGCACTGCGCCCCATGGGCATCTTGCGTGCTGTGCGCGGTTCTGGCGGCGGGTACTCCCTTGCCAAATCGCCATCAGATATTAACATTGAAGAAGTCTTTCAGCATCTTGAGGGTGAAATTTCCCCTGTGCGCTGTCTGAGCAAGGGTCGCCATTGCCAACGCGAATCCCACTGCTCCACCCGGGGCTTCTGGACAGAACTGGACGGGCACATCCGCTCCTTCCTGCAAAAGCGCACCTTGCAGGAAATCATTGACACAGAGAAATGCTCCGTAACGGGAGGCAATCATGTGGAATTACACTGA